One Carassius auratus strain Wakin chromosome 4, ASM336829v1, whole genome shotgun sequence DNA segment encodes these proteins:
- the LOC113057383 gene encoding gastrula zinc finger protein XlCGF7.1-like isoform X2 translates to MALIKEESEDVKIEAAVRVKHEDIETQTDPMALKKESQELNKMEENQYDRDQDFITGEKSTQNEKTSPQKRAQKTESTSYFTCCHCGKTFSQKQNLDVHMRIHNGEKPFTCQQCGKSFTQKQNLKVHMRVHTGDKPYTCTQCGQSFTHKGNLNTHMRGHTGESPYICGLCEKSFSRKESLKTHMRIHTGEKPFICGQCGKSFRCKENLNCHMRIHSRENSCICHQCGKSLPDRNHLRNHVTAHIGEKPFMCHHCGKTCTNKAILEIHLRVHTGERPYTCPQCGKSFTNKGNLNIHTRLHTGEKPITCLQCGKCFTYHTDLKRHLQTHS, encoded by the coding sequence acCCAATGGCTTTGAAAAAGGAAAGCCAAGAACTGAATAAAATGGAAGAGAATCAGTATGACAGAGATCAGGATTTTATAACTGGAGAAAAATCCACACAAAATGAAAAgacttccccacaaaaaagagcTCAAAAGACTGAATCTACCAGTTATTTCACATGCTGTCATTGTGGAAAGACTTTCAGTCAAAAACAAAACCTTGatgtccacatgagaattcacaatggagaaaagcctttcacctgccaacagtgtggaaagagtttcactcaaAAACAAAACCTTAAAGTCCACATGAGGGTTCACACTGGTGATAAACCTTATACTTGCACTCAGTGTGGACAGAGTTTTACACATAAAGGAAACCTTAATACCCACATGAGAGGTCACACTGGAGAGAGTCCTTACATCTGTGGACTGTGTGAGAAGAGCTTCTCACGAAAAGAAAGTCTTAAGACTCACATgcgaattcacactggagagaagccgttcaTATGTggtcagtgtggaaagagcttcagaTGTAAAGAAAACCTTAACTGCCACATGAGGATTCACTCAAGAGAGAACAGTTGTATATgtcatcagtgtggaaagagtttacCTGACAGGAACCACCTTAGAAATCATGTAACAGCTCACattggagagaagcctttcatgTGCCATCACTGTGGAAAAACTTGCACAAACAAAGCAATCCTTGAGATTCATTtaagagttcacactggagagaggccttacacatgccctcagtgtggaaagagtttcacaaatAAAGGAAATCTTAACATTCACACGAggcttcacactggagagaagcccaTCACATGTcttcagtgtggaaagtgtttcacATATCACACAGACCTGAAACGACATTTGCAAACTCATTCTTGA
- the LOC113057412 gene encoding gastrula zinc finger protein XlCGF49.1-like, translated as MEFIKEESEDMRIEEAMEVKQEDTEEQTDLMVLKEETRVLHKIEEKDQYFTNGEKSISCLQTGKTSSQKGTQKTETKSFTCQQCGKSFNRKGNLNYHTRIHTGEKPYTCPQCGIRFIQGVMLKRHIRTHTGEKPFTCKQCGKSFIRKGCLKSHMRTHTGEQPYTCSQCERTFAHKQTLNAHIRIHSGERPYTCQQCGKSFSESGNLKVHMRIHTGEKPFSCQQCGKSFNQKGNFKVHMRVHNVEKPENCVERASQQK; from the exons atggagtttattaaagaggagagtgaagacatgAGGATTGAAGAAGCAATGGAAGTCAAAcaagaagatactgaggaacaaacag ATCTGATGGTGCTGAAAGAGGAGACAAGAGTACTACATAAAATTGAAGAGAAAGACCAATATttcacaaatggagaaaaatcaATTAGCTGCTTACAGACTGGAAAGACTTCCTCTCAAAAAGGAACTCAAAAGACAGAAACTAAAAGTTTCACCTGCCAACAATGTGGGAAAAGTTTCAACCGAAAAGGAAACCTTAATTACCACacgagaattcacactggagagaagccttacacgtGTCCTCAATGCGGGATACGTTTTATTCAAGGAGTAATGCTTAAAAGGCACATTAGgactcacactggagagaagcctttcacctgcaaacagtgtggaaagagtttcattcGAAAAGGATGCCTTAAAAGTCACATGAGAACTCATACTGGAGAGCAGCCTTACACTTGCTCTCAGTGTGAAAGGACTTTTGCACATAAACAGACTCTTAATGCCCACATTAGGATTCACAGTGGGGAGAGACCttacacctgccaacagtgtggaaagagtttctctGAAAGTGGAAACCTTAAAgtccacatgaggattcacactggagagaagcctttcagctgccaacagtgtggaaagagtttcaatcAAAAAGGAAACTTTAAAgtccacatgagagttcacaatGTGGAAAAGCCTGAAAactgtgtggaaagagcttcacaGCAGAAGTAA